The DNA window GAAGAAATTGCCTAACATCTTTTTACACACTTTATGCAGTTCCTAAATTCATTACAGCTTTAAGCGTACTTTAGCGTCTTACACCTATATTTGGGCAGTTATCCATCAGAATGGAAGCAAAGCATCTGTGAACTGCCATTGTCAGGTTTCTCAACAGGTGTTTTATGAGGTTTAGGTTTGGGCATGTCTGAGCTTTAAGAACGGTCAAAGATTTGTTCTAAAGTCAAGTCGTCTCAGCTGTATGTGTTGGATCGCGGTCATTCTGAAAGgttaatactttattaatccctgaGGGGACATTGCTTTCATCGCAGATGACCCATGCCAAAGTAAGAACTTGTGCATAAGGAcgtaacataaaaacatagaaagagggtaagataaaaatgaaatacaaagttaaaaatgtaaccAGAGTATCTGGTCTCAAAGGGAGGAATTATACAGATTGATGGCCACAGGAAAGAATGGCTTCCTGTGGCCCTCAGTATTGCATTTTGGAAGTATTAGTCTTGCAGTGAAGGTGCTTCTATGTGTCACCAATGTCATGAATGTCATGCAGAGGATGTGAGCAATTCTCCATTGTTCCTTGCAGCTTGGACAGCATCTTTATGCTTGACACTGTTGTCGAAGTGTCCAGCTCCAACCCCACATTGTCACTTGCCATTCTGATCAGTTAGAGTCTGTTGGTGCCTGCAGCTCTCAGCCCACTGCCCCAGcaaacaacagcaaacacagactCATAAAATACCCCCCAAAAGCAAGATGCTTCCACCACCATACTTCAATGTACATTTGCCAGGTGATGTGCAGTGAATGGTGTTTGCCAGACAAATTGCTTTTTGTTCTTCCGAAAGAGCTACGTTTTTGTTTAACCAGACTGGAGAATCATATTAGAgtccttttaaaaatgctgtttggCTAACGTTAAACATGTGGCTTTCATCTTACCACTCTACCATAAAGCCATGATTATTGATTTACTGCTGAGATGGCCATCCTTAGCACAGGTTCCCCCATGTCTGCAGGCTGCAGGGTATTTAATCACTTGCCTGACAATGTCCTTCTTGCCTGGTTACTCAGTTTGACAAAACGGGCAACTCTGAGTCCTGGTCCCAAACTTCTTTTACGTCACAATTGTTGAGGCTAGTTTGCTCCACTCAGACCTTAGGTCTACAGAGGGTTccttggtttttattttacttttttcagtgtgaATTGTGAGATCTTCACTACAGAGGTCTTTGGCTTCCTAAACTGTCCAGTCAATTCAGTTTGACTCCCATGAAGTTCTAGCCTATTCTTAGAACAAACTGTaagtataaatgtaaaaataatgtttttgaatttttttttctcaagcatGTCACAATGGAGGATTCTTACCTGTGTGGTTACCTGAAGATAAAAGGGCTGACTGAGGTAAGAGAAGTAATCTTATTTagccacaaacataaataatttaagttGCTTGGCACCTGCCCATTATGTCCCCATCAAGAAACGGAATCGGAAATCTAACTTCAGTCTTACCCACGAGGATGCTAACCTAAAgtctacaaaaatatttaaaaaatatatttcactaaTTTCTGAAGCAGTCACCTTCTGCCTTATATTAAGActttggaataaaaacaaatctgcgcCAAGCTGACAAAACAGAACACTGTTGTGTTCACTCTCATAGGAATACCCAACTTTGACTACATTTTTCGCTGGGGAGATCATAAGTATGAAGCGGCCATTTCTGACCCGGAAATGGGACGCAGATGAGGATGTGGATCGAAAGCACTGGGTGAGGTGAACACTTTGATTTGTAGTATTCACATGGACTCTACTGGCTCTGTAGCCgtaactgtttttgtttcacttaaAGGGCAAGTTCCAGGCTTTCTACCAGTATGCAAAGACCTTTAACTCGGACGATTTTGACTATGAGGATCTGAAGAATTCCGATTATATTTTCATGAGGTGGAAGGTAAGGTGTTGTCAAAGTTGAGCTTGACCATAGGTTATACACAGTCAACACTGAACTGTATCTGCTGCTATTTCTCACCCTGTCTGCACCTTCAGGAGCAGTTTCTGGTCCCAGACCACACAATCAAAGATATTAGCGGAGCTTCCTTTGCGGGATTCTACTACATCTGCTTTCAGAAATCCACAGCAACAATTGAAGGCTACTACTACCACAGAAGCTCAGAATGGTAAGTTCAAAAAAGTTTAGAAATACCAAGAAGCAGACTTTTGATTGAATGGTTTTTGGTCGTTGCTCTGGGTCAGGTAATTGAGTAAGTCATCCATGTTTTAGTCTTAATTCCTCAtggccacatgttgaagtgtccctcaACAGGATGCTGTTGAGGGACACCTCAAGATGCCCTCAGTCAATCTTGTTCCTCATTGTTTCTTAAGCATAATTAAGTTTCAGATGTCAACTTTGGGGGGGgttagtttattagtttattggaactaaactaataaaagtCCGATAAAATTTACTTGATAGACAGCTTACATGTAGCGAGCACACTTACACCAGGCACTTGGTTTCTAAGCTATTTCTCTTACGTAAATGTGGCTGGTATTTTCAGAATTTGACCTTACATAGCATAACAGTAAAAATCCTAAAAGCTTTATCAAGTTTCCAgatctgtgttcattttgtgcCATCCAGCAATGCATTTCATGTGActacttcacaataaaagctcaCTATTTCACAAGTTGAATCGTTTCATGTGACAAATCAACAACAGGATGTCACACTTGTATGAGCTATAATTTAAAATAGCTATAATACTGTGTAGAAAGAGTCAACACAAAAAAGAGGGTCATACTGATGGGATTATACTGTTTTACATGTAGACCATGTTTTCCTCATGTTCATGAAGGGAGTTTAAATCAAGTGTGGGCATGGCAGACCCCACAACTAACAATAAACTCTACCATAGAAGAGCTTAAACTGCATCTGAACTGCATTTTCacgaatgtaaaaaaaaaaaaaaaaaaaaaaaggatttttttcgTTTTCACAGACAGTGGAGAATTTGTCTCTAGAACATCCACACCAATATGTTACAGACATGATGACACTAGACTTTATGAAAAGGTTCTAtaaccttgttttttttgtatctaaCAAATCCCTTGTACATCTATTATTTacaactttaaatacattttgttgtttcactACAGGTACCAGTCTCTAAACCTCACCCATGTTCCTGAGCACAGTGCAGCAATCTATGAGTTCCGGTGACCCTAGCTGCCACTGAGGatcttattttttgtttttgttttttataattgaTGGACAAAGACTAGTGGCAAAGCAGAGGTCTGTGTATGCTACAACGGAAGAAAGCAGAACGAGTGGAGGATGAAAATTTGGGCTTGGGCAAATTGCAAACTCTTACAAATTCCTATTAAGTGGATGGACAGCTGATTGATCAGTGGGTGACAAATAGGACAACTGAATGTATGTAGGTAGGTATggatggaaaagaagaaagagagcaTTTCTGCTCCCAGGCTGGAAGGACTGGGTGTGGTTCATACAGTgtatcccttttttttttcttttcttttttttaatgcccagttttaaaagaaaagaagaaaaaatgcttGGCACAGCATCTCAAGACACTTTATAAGCGGAGTTGGAAATTCCCCATCTTGTTTTGCTACTAGAAACATTTCCAGCAATGCAGAATGAGCTATATAAATACGTTTGAC is part of the Channa argus isolate prfri chromosome 20, Channa argus male v1.0, whole genome shotgun sequence genome and encodes:
- the LOC137105390 gene encoding glucose-induced degradation protein 4 homolog, which encodes MPVPAGYLSDSSAAASASSASLIPPPPINTHQPGVVTSLLYSGSKFRGHQKSKGNSYDVEVVLQHVTMEDSYLCGYLKIKGLTEEYPTLTTFFAGEIISMKRPFLTRKWDADEDVDRKHWGKFQAFYQYAKTFNSDDFDYEDLKNSDYIFMRWKEQFLVPDHTIKDISGASFAGFYYICFQKSTATIEGYYYHRSSEWYQSLNLTHVPEHSAAIYEFR